The proteins below come from a single Dermacentor albipictus isolate Rhodes 1998 colony chromosome 7, USDA_Dalb.pri_finalv2, whole genome shotgun sequence genomic window:
- the LOC135899088 gene encoding zinc finger protein 84-like yields MPFHCHLCARSFTVKSTLKEHLRIHTGEKPFQCPSCPQRFSRKSTLIQHLHTHKGERPCQCPLCPQSFSQKSTLNQHLRTHTGEKPFQCPSCPQSFSHQCSLNRHLHTHTGEKPFHCPLCPQSFSLKSRLNQHLCTHTGEKPFQCPSCPQSFSRRSTLNRHLHTHTGEKPFQCPSCHQSFSHQCNLNRHLHTHTGEKPFQCPSCPQRFSNKSNLNRHLHTHTGEKPFQCPSCPQRFSRKSTLIKHLRTHTGERPFQCPLCPQSFSQKSTLNQHLRTHTGEKPFQCPSCPQSFSHQCSLNRHLHTHTGEKPFHCPLCPQSFSLKSRLNQHLCTHTGEKPFQCPSCPQRFSKKNTLNQHLHTHTGEKPFQCPSCPQSFSRRSTLNRHLHTHTGEKPFHCPSCPQSCSRRSTLNRHLLTHTGEKPFQCPSCHQSFSQKSTLNQHRHTHTGEKPFQCPSCPRRFSRKSNLNQHLRTHTGEKPFQCPSCHQNFSQKNTLNQHLHTHTGEKPFQCPSCPQRFSQKSNLNQHLRAHTGKKPFQCPLCPQSFSQKSTWKLHLHFH; encoded by the coding sequence ATGCCATTTCATTGCCATTTATGCGCTAGGAGCTTTACGGTGAAGTCTACATTGAAGGAACACCTGCGCATTCACACaggagagaagccatttcagtgcccttcgtgccctcagagATTCTCACGAAAGAGTACTCTGATCCAACACCTGCATACACACAAAGGCGAGAGGCCATGTCAGTGCCCTttgtgccctcaaagcttctcacaaaagagtACTCTAAAccagcacctgcgcacccacacaggcgagaagccatttcaatgcccttcatgccctcagagcttctcacatcAGTGTAGTCTGAACCGACACCTGCACACCcatacaggcgagaagccattccATTGCCCTttgtgccctcaaagcttctcactaaaGAGTCGTCTGAACCAGCACCTGTGCAcacacacaggtgagaagccatttcaatgcccatcgtgccctcagagcttctcacgaagGAGTACTCTGAACCGACACCTGCACACCcatacaggtgagaagccatttcaatgcccatcGTGCCATCAGAGCTTTTCACATCAGTGTAATCTGAACcgacacctgcacacccacacaggagagaagccatttcagtgcccttcgtgccctcagagATTTTCAAATAAGAGTAATCTGAACcgacacctgcacacccacacaggtgagaagccatttcagtgcccttcgtgccctcagagATTCTCACGAAAGAGTACTCTGATCAAACACCTGCGTACACACACAggtgagaggccatttcagtgccctttgtgccctcaaagcttctcacaaaagagtactctgaaccagcacctgcgtacccacacaggcgagaagccatttcaatgcccttcatgccctcagagcttctcacatcAGTGTAGTCTGAACCGACACCTGCACACCcatacaggcgagaagccatttcattgccctttgtgccctcaaagcttctcactaaaAAGTCGTCTGAACCAGCACTTGTGCAcacacacaggtgagaagccatttcaatgcccatcGTGCCCTCAGAGGTTCTCAAAGAAAAATACTCTGAACcaacacctgcacacccacacaggagagaagccatttcaatgcccttcatgccctcagagcttctcacgaagGAGTACTCTGAACCGACACCTGCACACCcatacaggcgagaagccattccattgcccttcgtgccctcagagCTGCTCACGAAGGAGTACTCTGAACCGACACCTGCTCACCcatacaggtgagaagccatttcaatgcccatcATGCCATCAGAGCTTCTCACAGAAAAGTACTCTGAACCAACACCGGCACACCCACACaggagagaagccatttcagtgcccttcgtgcCCTCGGAGATTTTCACGTAAGAGTAATCTGAAccaacacctgcgcacccacacaggtgagaagccatttcaatgcccatcGTGCCATCAGAACTTCTCACAGAAAAATACTCTGAACcaacacctgcacacccacacaggagagaagccatttcagtgcccttcgtgccctcagagATTTTCACAAAAGAGTAATCTGAACCAACACCTGCGCGCCCACACAGgcaagaagccatttcaatgccctttatgccctcaaagcttctcacaaaagtCGACATGGAAGCTTCACCTGCACTTCCACTAA